From Pandoraea norimbergensis, the proteins below share one genomic window:
- a CDS encoding TAXI family TRAP transporter solute-binding subunit, with the protein MTTDENQPSGPAHKRLRARFVAISWRDLAVSFGPVVLVAIAAIWLAVWLVQPAPPRTITISAGPEGSSFWNAAQRYKTILARNDITLNVLTSEGSRQNVERLADSKQNVDLGLVQGGVSGELDIDGLVSLGSVFYAPISVFYRGPRVTKLSDFTGKRIAIGREGSGARALALALLKANGIEPGGPTDLTSYDGQEAAQALVDGRVDAAMLSGDTATGPTMGKLIRTPGVRLMDFAQADAYTRRFTYLNQLTLPRGVFDLGKNLPAQPVHVISPTVELVARDSLHPALSDLLIEAAREVHGKANLLQRADEFPSSQVHEFPLSDDAARYYKSGKGFLYRHLPFWVASLADRIVVLLVPIIVVLIPAFRLVPSLYSWRVKSRLYRWYGALIALEREALADDAHTEYKSLRHRLDAIEAAVNRLKIPLAYADQFYVLREHIGFVRQRLDTMNAEPVPHPDRTDGVDSAPAPTGHA; encoded by the coding sequence ATGACGACCGACGAGAACCAACCCTCCGGGCCTGCCCACAAACGACTGCGTGCGCGCTTTGTCGCGATCTCCTGGCGCGACCTCGCCGTCTCCTTCGGCCCCGTCGTGCTTGTCGCCATCGCGGCCATCTGGCTCGCCGTGTGGCTCGTACAGCCCGCCCCGCCACGCACCATCACGATCAGTGCCGGACCGGAAGGCAGTTCGTTCTGGAACGCCGCGCAGCGCTACAAGACGATCCTTGCGCGCAACGACATCACGCTCAACGTACTGACCTCCGAAGGCTCGCGCCAGAATGTGGAGCGTCTGGCGGACAGCAAGCAGAATGTCGATCTGGGTCTCGTACAGGGCGGCGTGTCGGGTGAGCTCGACATCGATGGCCTCGTCTCGCTCGGCAGCGTGTTTTACGCGCCGATTTCCGTGTTTTATCGCGGCCCGCGCGTCACCAAACTCTCCGACTTCACCGGCAAACGCATCGCCATCGGCCGCGAAGGCAGCGGTGCCCGCGCGCTGGCGCTCGCCTTGCTCAAAGCGAACGGCATCGAGCCGGGCGGCCCGACTGACCTGACTTCGTACGACGGGCAGGAAGCCGCGCAGGCGCTCGTCGATGGCCGCGTCGACGCCGCCATGCTCTCGGGCGATACCGCCACCGGCCCGACAATGGGCAAGCTGATACGCACCCCCGGCGTGCGGTTGATGGACTTTGCACAAGCCGACGCCTACACACGCCGCTTCACCTATCTGAATCAATTGACGCTGCCGCGCGGCGTGTTCGATCTCGGCAAGAATTTGCCCGCGCAGCCGGTGCATGTCATCAGCCCCACGGTCGAACTCGTGGCGCGCGACAGCCTGCACCCGGCGCTCTCCGATCTGCTGATCGAAGCCGCCCGCGAAGTGCACGGCAAGGCCAACCTGCTGCAACGCGCCGACGAATTCCCGTCGTCGCAAGTGCACGAATTTCCGCTCTCCGACGACGCCGCGCGCTACTACAAGTCAGGCAAGGGCTTCCTGTACCGGCATCTGCCGTTCTGGGTGGCGAGCCTCGCCGACCGTATCGTCGTGCTGCTCGTACCGATCATTGTGGTGCTGATCCCGGCGTTCCGGCTGGTGCCGTCGCTGTATAGCTGGCGCGTGAAATCGCGGCTGTATCGCTGGTATGGCGCGCTCATTGCGCTGGAGCGTGAGGCGCTCGCCGACGATGCCCACACCGAGTACAAGAGCCTGCGTCACCGGCTCGACGCGATCGAGGCAGCGGTGAACCGGCTGAAGATTCCGCTCGCGTATGCCGACCAGTTCTACGTGCTGCGCGAGCACATCGGTTTCGTGCGGCAGCGGCTCGATACCATGAACGCCGAACCCGTACCGCACCCGGACCGTACCGACGGTGTGGACAGCGCCCCGGCACCGACCGGTCACGCGTAG
- a CDS encoding diguanylate cyclase — protein MTTTPRQPTPPAALPTGSESSLNDSSAMVLLVDDQAMVGEAIRRALAGEPNIDFHYCSNPDEALRVAEQTRPTVILQDLVMPGTDGLSLVRQYRSSPLTRDIPIIVLSTKEESTIKREAFAAGANDYLVKLPDTIELVARLRYHSRSYMNLLQRDEAYRALRESQQQLLETNLELQRLTHSDGLTGLANRRYFDEYFGAEWRRALREQRELALLMIDVDNFKIYNDTYGHIAGDDVLRRVAQTLADSATRPADLAARFGGEEFVMVLPNTSSAGAAIIAEKVRAQIDAMGIPHVGSANGRNVTISLGGAALVPRTHMASTSLIESADLALYRAKQQGKNRVEMQPGVA, from the coding sequence ATGACAACAACCCCACGCCAACCCACGCCGCCCGCCGCTCTGCCGACCGGCTCCGAGAGCAGCCTGAACGATTCGTCGGCGATGGTGTTGCTTGTCGACGATCAGGCGATGGTCGGGGAAGCGATTCGCCGCGCGCTGGCAGGCGAGCCGAACATCGACTTCCACTATTGTTCGAATCCCGACGAAGCGCTTCGCGTGGCCGAACAAACGCGCCCGACCGTGATTCTTCAGGATCTGGTGATGCCGGGCACCGACGGCCTGTCGCTGGTACGGCAGTACCGGTCGAGCCCGCTCACGCGCGATATTCCGATCATCGTGCTCTCGACCAAAGAAGAGTCGACCATCAAGCGCGAAGCGTTCGCGGCCGGTGCGAACGACTATCTGGTCAAGCTGCCCGACACCATCGAACTGGTCGCGCGCCTGCGCTATCACTCGCGCTCGTACATGAACCTGCTGCAACGCGACGAGGCTTACCGGGCGCTGCGCGAGAGCCAGCAGCAATTGCTCGAAACGAATCTGGAACTGCAACGGCTCACGCATTCCGACGGGCTCACCGGGCTGGCCAATCGCCGGTACTTCGACGAGTACTTCGGTGCCGAGTGGCGCCGTGCACTGCGTGAGCAGCGCGAGCTGGCGCTGTTGATGATCGACGTCGACAACTTCAAGATCTATAACGACACCTATGGCCACATCGCGGGCGACGACGTGTTGCGCCGTGTGGCCCAGACGCTGGCCGATTCGGCGACGCGTCCCGCCGATCTGGCCGCGCGCTTCGGCGGCGAAGAGTTCGTGATGGTGTTGCCGAATACGTCATCGGCCGGGGCCGCGATCATTGCGGAGAAGGTGCGCGCGCAGATCGATGCGATGGGTATTCCGCACGTCGGCTCGGCCAACGGCCGCAATGTGACGATCAGTCTCGGCGGCGCGGCGCTGGTGCCGCGCACGCACATGGCGTCGACCTCGCTCATCGAGTCGGCGGATCTGGCGCTCTACCGCGCCAAGCAACAGGGCAAGAATCGGGTGGAGATGCAGCCGGGCGTCGCGTGA
- a CDS encoding LysR family transcriptional regulator — MTNDAWMDEIGERPLKYLTEIASTGGVRMAAESLGVNPSVVSRQIAALERKLRFPLIERRGRNVSVTEIGQVLIDYYRDGQRRQRDLSARLEEYRHLKRGRVAIGVGEGFIGNLIARALQRFSMTYPDILVEIRSGPTPVVLSLVRDDVVDIGLCVRSADDPAMRIHPFAAKPLCAVVAPSHRFATMASVPPTELANERLIFMTEAYGVQHFVHSVLETVRLNVIPAYRVDLFNTAQTLAAAGLGVAFMSAVTARRGIELGELVAVPIDHPIATGFSSQMMTRVGRRLSPAADHLWKQLAQSLAQR, encoded by the coding sequence ATGACGAACGACGCATGGATGGACGAGATCGGTGAGCGTCCGCTCAAGTACCTCACCGAGATTGCGAGCACGGGCGGCGTGCGCATGGCGGCCGAATCGCTCGGCGTGAACCCGTCGGTCGTCAGCCGCCAGATCGCTGCACTGGAGCGCAAACTGCGCTTCCCGCTCATCGAGCGGCGCGGACGTAACGTGAGCGTGACCGAGATCGGTCAGGTGCTGATCGACTACTACCGCGACGGGCAACGCCGCCAGCGCGACCTCTCGGCACGGCTGGAGGAGTACCGGCATCTGAAGCGCGGACGGGTCGCCATCGGTGTAGGGGAAGGCTTTATCGGCAACCTGATCGCGCGCGCCCTGCAACGCTTCTCGATGACGTATCCGGACATCCTCGTCGAGATACGCTCCGGCCCCACGCCTGTGGTGCTCTCGCTCGTGCGCGACGACGTGGTCGACATCGGCCTGTGCGTGCGCTCGGCGGACGACCCCGCCATGCGGATTCACCCGTTCGCTGCGAAGCCGTTATGCGCGGTGGTCGCGCCCTCGCACCGGTTTGCCACCATGGCGAGCGTGCCGCCCACGGAGTTAGCCAACGAGCGGCTGATCTTCATGACAGAGGCCTACGGCGTGCAGCACTTCGTCCACTCCGTGCTCGAAACCGTGCGGCTCAACGTTATTCCGGCGTATCGGGTCGACCTGTTCAACACCGCGCAAACGCTGGCAGCCGCCGGACTCGGTGTCGCCTTCATGTCGGCGGTTACCGCGCGGCGCGGCATCGAACTGGGCGAACTCGTCGCGGTCCCCATCGATCACCCGATCGCGACCGGTTTCTCCAGCCAGATGATGACGCGGGTCGGTCGTCGGCTTTCCCCCGCAGCCGATCACCTCTGGAAGCAACTCGCGCAGAGTCTGGCCCAGCGCTGA
- a CDS encoding M81 family metallopeptidase: MKVMIARMNHETNTFSPVPTPIEAFGNHGPTYDGEAYRDNKGMRTAMAAFIDLAQAAGAEMVTPVSAGANPSGPVAAAAYDELCRRIVAAATGVDAILLDLHGAMVAENSDDGEGDLLERVRAAAPDTPIAVALDLHANVTSKIVTNADIVVGFKTYPHVDMYETGEHAGRLLFDLLAGKRRPRVVWQQPPLMVHSLRSTSHGGAMKRALDAARRAEAEEGIPAVSVFSGFSLADIPAPCISVVVTADEGNDGVARAQAVADRIARQAWDERDGFVYHSAPLAESIAEAKRLAQGADKPVLLLDHSDNCMSGGTCDTMDVLEAALAGGLSGIGVGPLCDPEAVATLIAAGEGAELTLALGNKRAMPQLGITKTPPVLTGIVRKISDGEYIVTGPTYTGQRCYMGRTVLFDIGTARIVVTERTHEPWDHGVFTCVGLDPRSERFLLLKSRMYCRPVFVPISAGLVECDSNGVTSSNYALFPFSRVNRPVYPLDRDVTFDAP, translated from the coding sequence ATGAAAGTGATGATTGCCCGCATGAATCACGAGACCAATACGTTCTCGCCCGTGCCGACACCGATTGAAGCGTTCGGCAATCACGGACCGACGTATGACGGTGAGGCCTATCGCGACAACAAGGGCATGCGCACCGCGATGGCGGCCTTCATCGATCTGGCGCAAGCGGCGGGCGCCGAGATGGTGACGCCGGTGTCTGCCGGTGCGAATCCGAGTGGCCCGGTCGCAGCGGCGGCATATGACGAACTGTGCCGTCGCATCGTCGCAGCGGCGACGGGTGTCGACGCCATTCTGCTCGATCTGCACGGCGCGATGGTGGCCGAGAACAGTGACGACGGCGAGGGCGATCTGCTCGAACGCGTTCGTGCTGCCGCACCAGACACCCCGATTGCCGTCGCACTGGATCTGCACGCCAACGTCACGTCGAAGATCGTGACCAACGCCGACATCGTCGTGGGTTTCAAAACCTATCCGCACGTCGACATGTACGAAACCGGCGAGCATGCCGGACGGCTGCTGTTCGACTTGCTGGCTGGAAAACGCCGCCCTCGCGTGGTGTGGCAACAGCCGCCGTTGATGGTGCACTCGCTGCGCAGCACGAGCCACGGTGGTGCAATGAAGCGCGCACTGGATGCGGCACGCCGTGCGGAGGCCGAGGAGGGCATTCCGGCGGTGTCGGTCTTCTCGGGCTTCTCGCTGGCCGACATTCCGGCGCCATGCATCAGCGTGGTGGTCACTGCCGACGAGGGCAATGATGGTGTCGCACGCGCACAGGCGGTGGCTGATCGCATCGCGCGGCAGGCATGGGACGAGCGTGACGGTTTTGTCTATCACAGTGCGCCACTGGCCGAATCGATTGCCGAAGCGAAACGACTCGCGCAGGGTGCCGACAAGCCGGTGCTGCTGCTCGATCACAGCGATAACTGCATGTCCGGCGGCACCTGCGACACGATGGATGTGCTGGAGGCAGCGCTCGCGGGTGGCCTCTCCGGCATTGGCGTGGGGCCGCTCTGTGATCCGGAAGCGGTCGCCACGCTCATTGCCGCAGGCGAGGGCGCGGAGCTCACGCTTGCCCTCGGCAACAAGCGCGCCATGCCGCAGTTGGGCATCACCAAGACACCACCGGTACTCACCGGCATCGTGCGCAAGATCAGCGATGGCGAATATATCGTCACCGGGCCGACATACACCGGGCAGCGTTGCTACATGGGCCGCACGGTGTTGTTCGATATCGGCACAGCGCGCATCGTGGTCACCGAGCGCACGCACGAGCCGTGGGACCACGGTGTCTTCACGTGCGTGGGGCTCGATCCGCGCAGCGAGCGCTTTTTGCTGCTCAAGTCCCGCATGTACTGCCGCCCGGTGTTCGTGCCGATCTCGGCGGGGCTGGTGGAATGCGACAGCAACGGCGTGACGAGTTCGAACTACGCGCTGTTCCCGTTCTCGCGCGTGAATCGTCCGGTGTATCCGCTGGATCGGGACGTCACGTTCGACGCACCGTAG
- a CDS encoding GNAT family N-acetyltransferase: MTSAPVPAPTEKALVACVVRPVRDDDLPAITTIYAHHVLNGSASFEEVPPGQAEMHARCAKVIDAGLPYLVAERDGKVLGYAYATHYRPRSAYRFTLEDSVYLAPDAIGQGVGRTLLLALIARCEGGPWRQLIANVGDSGNAASLGLHASCGFVHAGTLKSVGFKFGRWVDTVLMQRPLNAGDTTLPE; the protein is encoded by the coding sequence ATGACCTCCGCTCCCGTGCCTGCTCCCACTGAGAAGGCGCTCGTCGCTTGCGTCGTTCGCCCCGTGCGCGACGACGATCTCCCCGCTATCACGACCATCTATGCCCACCACGTGCTGAACGGTTCGGCCTCGTTCGAAGAGGTGCCACCGGGTCAGGCGGAGATGCACGCACGGTGCGCCAAGGTGATCGATGCTGGGTTGCCGTATCTGGTTGCAGAGCGCGATGGCAAAGTCCTCGGCTATGCGTATGCCACGCATTACCGGCCGCGCTCGGCCTATCGTTTCACGCTGGAAGATTCGGTGTATCTCGCCCCCGATGCCATCGGACAGGGCGTGGGCCGCACGCTGTTGCTCGCGCTCATCGCGCGCTGCGAGGGCGGGCCGTGGCGGCAACTGATCGCGAACGTGGGCGATAGCGGCAATGCGGCATCACTGGGTCTGCACGCATCGTGTGGTTTCGTGCACGCAGGTACGCTCAAATCCGTCGGCTTCAAGTTTGGCCGCTGGGTCGATACCGTGCTCATGCAACGCCCGCTCAACGCGGGCGACACCACGCTGCCCGAGTAG
- a CDS encoding glutathione S-transferase has product MTFELFYWPGLQGRGEFVRLAFEATGTPFVEIVQGDGPGQGMDGMLHTMDDPACIDPPFAPPFLRADGELIGQTANILAFLGPVLGLVGESPRARRFVNQLQLTLADLVAEVHDGHHPISSRRYYSNQRAEARKRTAELIDYRLPKFFDYFERVLANNPHAGGWLSEGATSYADLSLFQLIAGLNYAFPRAMAGFAKAYPRCQGVHDGVARQPRIAAYLKSPRRIPFNTTGIFRHYKELDRASPF; this is encoded by the coding sequence ATGACCTTCGAACTGTTCTATTGGCCGGGCCTGCAAGGGCGCGGTGAGTTTGTCCGGCTGGCCTTCGAAGCGACCGGCACGCCGTTCGTGGAAATCGTGCAAGGTGACGGGCCGGGACAGGGCATGGACGGCATGCTTCACACGATGGACGACCCCGCCTGCATCGATCCGCCCTTCGCGCCGCCGTTCCTGCGCGCGGACGGCGAATTGATCGGCCAGACAGCCAATATCCTCGCGTTTCTGGGGCCGGTACTCGGTCTCGTCGGCGAATCGCCACGCGCCCGCCGCTTCGTCAATCAGTTGCAACTCACGCTCGCCGATCTCGTCGCCGAAGTGCACGACGGCCACCATCCGATCTCCAGCAGGCGCTATTACAGCAACCAACGGGCCGAGGCGCGCAAGCGCACCGCCGAGTTGATCGACTATCGCCTGCCCAAGTTCTTCGATTATTTCGAGCGCGTGCTGGCCAATAATCCACACGCTGGTGGATGGCTCTCAGAGGGCGCGACGTCATACGCCGATCTGTCGTTGTTTCAACTGATTGCCGGGTTGAATTACGCATTCCCGCGCGCAATGGCGGGTTTTGCGAAGGCGTATCCGCGTTGTCAGGGCGTGCACGACGGCGTTGCACGGCAACCCCGTATCGCGGCGTATCTGAAGTCGCCGCGACGCATCCCGTTCAATACGACGGGCATCTTCCGGCATTACAAGGAACTGGACCGCGCGTCGCCGTTCTGA
- the cheB gene encoding chemotaxis response regulator protein-glutamate methylesterase, translating into MKIGIVNDSVIAVEALRRTLAQRPGLEVAWVAYDGAQAVSMCAPVPPDLVLMDLVMPVMDGVAATREIMRRTPCPILIVTSDVGHHASLVFDAMGAGAVDAVDTPVLGGSDLARPASSLLAKIDAVAAQQAEANAVVPVAPIAPPITPRTDALIAIGASAGGPAALATLLGRLPANFAAGVIVVQHVDDAFAPGMAAWLDQQTPLTVRLAQAGDRPLAGEVLLAGGNRHLRLDASGRCAYSDEPKSAVYRPSIDVFLQSVAECWRARAVGVLLTGMGRDGAAGLGAMRTRGFITIAQDRATSAVYGMPKAAAEAGAASEILPLTIIAPQLITLFGTV; encoded by the coding sequence ATGAAGATCGGTATCGTGAACGATTCGGTCATCGCCGTGGAAGCGCTACGTCGTACGCTTGCACAGCGCCCGGGGCTGGAAGTGGCCTGGGTGGCTTACGACGGTGCGCAGGCGGTGTCGATGTGTGCACCGGTGCCGCCGGATCTCGTGCTGATGGATCTGGTGATGCCGGTGATGGACGGTGTGGCGGCCACGCGCGAAATCATGCGCCGCACGCCGTGCCCGATTCTGATCGTGACGTCCGATGTGGGCCATCACGCAAGTCTGGTGTTCGACGCGATGGGCGCTGGTGCTGTGGACGCGGTCGACACGCCGGTGCTGGGCGGTTCCGATCTGGCGCGTCCGGCGTCGTCCCTGCTTGCCAAGATCGATGCGGTGGCCGCACAACAGGCCGAGGCCAACGCCGTCGTGCCGGTCGCCCCCATCGCGCCGCCGATAACGCCGCGCACCGACGCACTGATCGCCATCGGCGCATCGGCGGGTGGGCCGGCCGCGCTAGCGACATTGCTTGGCCGGTTGCCTGCGAATTTTGCGGCCGGGGTGATCGTCGTCCAGCACGTGGACGACGCGTTTGCGCCCGGCATGGCAGCATGGCTCGATCAGCAGACGCCGCTCACCGTGCGGCTGGCGCAAGCAGGCGACCGACCGCTGGCGGGAGAAGTGCTGCTCGCGGGCGGCAACCGGCATTTGCGACTGGACGCAAGCGGGCGTTGCGCGTATTCGGACGAACCCAAGAGCGCCGTGTACCGGCCCTCCATCGATGTATTTCTGCAAAGCGTGGCCGAGTGCTGGCGCGCCCGTGCGGTGGGCGTGCTGCTCACCGGTATGGGGCGCGACGGCGCGGCCGGGCTGGGTGCCATGCGCACGCGCGGCTTCATCACCATCGCGCAGGATCGCGCGACGAGTGCCGTGTATGGCATGCCCAAGGCGGCAGCGGAGGCTGGCGCGGCTTCCGAAATCTTGCCGCTCACGATCATCGCGCCGCAATTGATTACGCTGTTTGGCACTGTTTGA
- a CDS encoding M20 aminoacylase family protein, with amino-acid sequence MSEIRFCEVSDLADAREQLADIRHHIHQHPELSYEEVDTSRYVAEKLEGWGYQVTRNVGGHGVVASLTAGTSGRTVGVRADMDALPIHEQTGLAYASVHDGKMHACGHDGHTTVLLGAAQQLAKTRNFDGTVNLIFQPAEEAGSNSGAEQMIADGLFERFPCQAIFGLHNHPGVATGTFGFRAGPLMAACDTVKVKIHGRGGHAARPHLAVDPVMIGSSLVMALQTVVARNIDPTEAAVVTVGTFHAGFAPNVIPESATMEMSVRSFSAAVRAKLEERIRALVTTHVEGYGGTAEIEYIRGYPVLVNSEAETEFARSVAEELVGNEHIISPFPPIAGSEDFAYYLQKVPGCFIRLGNGVGEGRPMLHNAKYDFNDDNLTIGAAFWTRLVERFLAKDRA; translated from the coding sequence ATGAGTGAGATTCGCTTCTGTGAGGTGAGCGATCTGGCCGACGCGCGTGAGCAGTTGGCCGACATTCGCCACCATATCCACCAACACCCCGAACTGTCCTACGAGGAAGTCGACACGTCACGTTACGTGGCGGAGAAGCTTGAGGGTTGGGGATATCAGGTCACGCGCAACGTGGGTGGCCACGGCGTAGTGGCATCGCTCACCGCGGGCACCAGCGGTCGCACCGTGGGCGTGCGCGCCGACATGGACGCGCTGCCGATTCACGAGCAGACCGGCCTCGCCTACGCCAGTGTGCACGACGGCAAGATGCACGCTTGCGGCCACGACGGTCACACGACCGTGCTGCTGGGCGCTGCACAGCAACTCGCCAAGACGCGCAATTTCGACGGCACCGTGAATCTGATTTTCCAACCGGCGGAAGAAGCCGGTTCGAACAGCGGCGCCGAGCAGATGATCGCCGACGGTCTCTTCGAGCGCTTCCCGTGCCAGGCGATTTTCGGTCTGCACAACCACCCGGGCGTGGCCACGGGCACGTTCGGTTTTCGCGCGGGCCCGCTGATGGCCGCCTGCGACACCGTGAAGGTGAAGATTCATGGCCGTGGCGGTCATGCCGCACGTCCGCATCTGGCCGTCGATCCGGTGATGATCGGCAGCAGCCTCGTGATGGCGCTGCAAACGGTGGTGGCTCGCAACATCGATCCGACCGAAGCCGCCGTGGTCACGGTCGGCACGTTCCACGCCGGTTTCGCACCGAACGTGATTCCCGAATCGGCCACGATGGAAATGAGCGTGCGCTCGTTCTCGGCAGCAGTGCGCGCCAAGCTCGAAGAGCGCATTCGTGCGCTGGTCACGACGCATGTCGAAGGCTATGGCGGCACGGCCGAGATCGAGTACATCCGCGGGTATCCGGTGCTCGTGAACAGCGAAGCCGAAACGGAATTCGCGCGCAGCGTGGCCGAAGAACTGGTGGGCAACGAGCACATCATTTCGCCGTTCCCGCCGATCGCCGGCAGCGAAGATTTCGCGTACTACCTGCAAAAGGTGCCGGGCTGCTTCATCCGCCTCGGTAACGGCGTGGGCGAAGGCCGCCCGATGCTGCACAACGCCAAATACGATTTCAACGACGACAATCTGACCATCGGGGCCGCCTTCTGGACGCGTCTGGTCGAACGTTTCCTTGCGAAGGACCGAGCATGA
- a CDS encoding MFS transporter, translating into MSTATQSFPANDTSASPMTPAQQRKVVFAAVIGNLLEFFDFTVYSYFALTIGKQFFPSDDPITSSLLAFAVFAVGFVMRPLGGIVLGRYADRAGRKPALTLTIGLMAIGSAAIGLAPTYAQIGIAAPLLIVGARLLQGFAQGGEFGAATATLLEVGGAKSRGFRASWQLASQGAAALLGSGLAASLGFLLSDDTMHNWGWRIPFLLGTLIAPVGIYLRRHIQEEPPKAKVVAGRNDPKRAVYVRNWFLTIFSIMGMSVSTYVMMYYMPTYCIQYLGLPPKMSMLAGVAASTISLVMCPIYGAWSDKMGRRKPLTITGRVLLIVLLYPAFWVMTHFPSLPVVLAALVVLMFCYTMGSAPAYALMPENFPKHLRAGYMSSAYAIAVSLFGGTAQLVAGWLIRVTGNKMAPAWYMIACVLISLIAVSMFEETGNKVLDE; encoded by the coding sequence ATGAGCACTGCAACGCAATCGTTTCCGGCGAACGACACCAGCGCCTCGCCGATGACCCCGGCGCAACAGCGCAAGGTCGTCTTTGCCGCCGTCATCGGCAATCTGCTGGAGTTCTTCGACTTCACGGTCTACAGCTACTTCGCACTGACCATCGGCAAGCAGTTCTTCCCGTCGGACGATCCGATCACGTCCTCGCTGCTGGCGTTCGCCGTGTTTGCCGTGGGTTTCGTGATGCGCCCGCTCGGCGGCATCGTGCTCGGCCGTTACGCCGACCGCGCCGGCCGCAAGCCCGCGCTCACGCTCACCATCGGCCTGATGGCCATCGGTTCGGCCGCCATCGGTCTGGCACCGACGTACGCGCAAATCGGCATTGCTGCGCCGTTGCTGATCGTCGGCGCGCGCCTGTTGCAGGGTTTCGCACAGGGCGGCGAGTTCGGTGCGGCGACGGCCACGCTGCTGGAAGTGGGCGGTGCGAAGAGCCGTGGTTTCCGTGCGAGCTGGCAGTTGGCAAGTCAGGGCGCTGCTGCGCTGCTGGGCTCGGGCCTTGCCGCGAGTCTGGGCTTCCTGCTCTCCGACGACACGATGCACAACTGGGGCTGGCGTATTCCGTTCTTGCTCGGCACGTTGATCGCCCCGGTCGGTATCTACCTGCGCCGCCATATTCAGGAAGAGCCGCCCAAGGCGAAGGTCGTCGCCGGGCGCAACGATCCGAAGCGCGCCGTGTACGTGCGTAACTGGTTCCTCACGATCTTCTCGATCATGGGCATGTCGGTGTCGACGTACGTGATGATGTATTACATGCCGACGTACTGCATTCAGTACCTCGGACTGCCGCCGAAGATGTCGATGCTCGCGGGCGTTGCCGCCAGCACGATCTCGCTGGTGATGTGCCCGATCTACGGCGCATGGTCGGACAAGATGGGCCGCCGCAAGCCGCTCACGATCACCGGCCGCGTGTTGCTGATCGTGCTGCTCTACCCGGCGTTCTGGGTCATGACGCACTTCCCGTCGCTGCCGGTGGTGCTCGCGGCGCTGGTCGTGCTGATGTTCTGCTACACGATGGGTTCGGCACCGGCGTATGCGCTGATGCCGGAGAACTTCCCGAAGCATCTGCGTGCAGGTTACATGTCGAGCGCTTACGCCATTGCCGTGTCGCTGTTCGGCGGCACTGCACAGCTGGTGGCGGGCTGGTTGATTCGTGTCACGGGCAACAAGATGGCCCCGGCGTGGTACATGATCGCCTGCGTGCTGATCTCGCTTATCGCTGTGTCGATGTTTGAAGAAACCGGCAACAAGGTGCTCGACGAGTAA